The sequence below is a genomic window from Alphaproteobacteria bacterium.
CCGCTTTTAAACTTGTTTCGACAACGCATTTATTTTTAGCAAAGCCATGTGATCATAAAACTTTTACTGATTTTATTGAACGTGCAATGAAAAATAAATTGATATTAAATAATCCTGATATCATTAAAATAATAAATGGCATACAAAATATCCCGTCTATGCCGTATACTTATTTAAAATTAAATCATATATTAGAACAAAAAAATGTGAATGTTAATACAATAGTTGATATTATTTCGAATGATGTAGCGCTTGCAGCTAAAATCCTTCAAATGGTGAATTCTGCATTTTTTAGTTTGAATTGGCGTGTCACAAATTTGAATCAAGCGATTCATGTACTTGGCATTGATACACTTAAAATGCTTGTTTTGTCTTACGGATTGATTCAAAAATTTGAAGTGAAGCAAATAGGTAAGTTTTCAACAGATATTTTATGGCAAGAAAATATAAATGTTGCTTTTCTTGCTAAAGAATTAGCTATTAAATCCAATGAATCAGAAGATATTGTTGAAGAAGTTTTTGTTTCAAGCTTACTTTTAAAAATTGGCATTTTGCTTTTAGCTCAAAATTATTATTTAAAATTTGAAGAAGCTTTAAAATTAGCCATTGAAACATCTTCTATTTTGATTGATGTTGAAAAGGATCTTTACGCTTGTTCACATGCAGAAATCGGTGCTTATTTGCTTTCAATATGGGGCTTGCCGAGTGAAATTGTAGAAACTGTTGCTTTACATATGAATCCACGATGTGAAGATTCTAAAACTTCTAACATATTGAAATATGCACATTACGCCTCATCTTTTATCGGCGCATCTTCGAAACTTATACCAAATCCGCATGCGCAACTTAAGACTGATTTTATTGAATTTATGAAAATTGAAAAAAAAATTAATGATTTTGATGTATTGAGCACAGATTTTTTAAAAAATAAAATGGTTGCTTAAATGAAAATGATGTTACAAGAACTTCAAAATGCTATTGAAGTAAAAAAAGCTTCAAAAGAAGAACTTGAAATTCTTTTAGAAAATGTTACTGCCGCACTTGAAAATAAAACAAAAGAATTAGAGAAAGTTCTTAAAGATCAAGAAAAAATTATTTCTACAAAAACGGAAGAGTTGCGTAAAGCACTTGATCTTGCGCAGGAAGCGAATAAAGCTAAAACAAGTTTTTTAGCAACAATGAGTCACGAAATCCGTACGCCTATGAATGGTGTGTTAGGGATGATTAGTTTATTGTTGGATACACCTTTGAATGAGGAGCAACAATCTTTTGCACGTATTGTTGAAAGCTCTGCAAAAACTCTTTTGGAAATTATTAATGATATTTTAGACATTTCAAAACTTGAAGCAGGTAAAGTTACGTTAGAAATTATTCCATTTATGATTAAGGATTTAATTGAAAGTGTTCGTGTCTTAACACAAGAACTTGCTGGTAAAAAAAAATTAGTATTTAAAATTGAAATTGATCCAGAAATTCCATCAACTCTTTTAGGAGATCCAACCCGTTTACGTCAGGTTGTGCTTAATTTAGTAACTAATGCTATCAAATTCACAGAAAAAGGCAGCATTACAATTCAAATAAAGAAGCATAATGAGTTTGATGATCGTTTTGGTATTTATTTTGAGGTAATTGATACAGGAATTGGTATTTCTAAAAAAAATCAAACGAAATTATTTGCACAATTTTCTCAAGTTGATTCGTCTATTACGCGGAAATATGGTGGGTCTGGATTAGGTTTGGCTATTTGTCGTAATTTAGTGACTTTGATGAATGGTGAAATTGGGTATGAAAGTGAAGAAGGGAAGGGGTCTCGTTTTTGGTTTACTTCTGTTTTTGGAAAATTAGATGTAGCCCATAAACAAAAGGGTAATTATGTTGATGAATTTGATATGCAGCCACAACATTTAAAAATACTTGTTGCTGAAGATAATGAAGTGAATCAATTGGTTATAAAAACAATGCTTACTAAAATGGGACATGATGTAACAATTGCACATAATGGATTGGAAGCTTTTAATCAGGTTCAAAACAATGTTTATGATCTTGTTTTAATGGATATGCAGATGCCTGTTATGGATGGGTTGGAAGCAACAAAACAAGTTCGAAAATTAAATGGTGATGTCCGTCGTGTGCCCATCATCGCTTTGACTGCAAATGCCATGCAAGGCGATCGTGAGAAATGCCTAGAAGCAGGTATGAATGGTTATTTATCGAAGCCAATTAATAAAGAAGAATTAATCGCCATTTTATCTCAATGTTAAATATTCATTTTTTTAAATTTAATCAAAATCTTAATATTTAATTAACCTCTATAGCGCAAAATATAATTATATATTGCGTTAAAATGGAGGGTAATATGTCTAGATTAATTAAGATGTTAACCTTAACAAGCGCCATTGTTTTTGTATTCAATGGAATTGGTTATGCGGATTTATATATGGAGCAAGTTCGTAATGTACAAACGAAATGTCAAAATGATTTTGGTGTAATGAATAAAAATGCAAATAGTGGTGAACAAAAAATAATTGTTGATACTGCTATGAAAACCTATCGAGAAAAAGAAGCGCAGCTTCTAAAAGATGCTGCTCAATTGGGTAAATCAGGAAAATTGAATGAAAGTGAAAAAAATTCCTTTAAGCAAAAAGTAGCTCAAATGATGGAATTTTGTAAACTCGAAAAAAATAAGGTGTTTTATGCAAGAAAAAAACCAATCGGTATGAAATGGGATTAAATAGGCAAAGTTGATACTTTAATGCTTTCCTACGTGCTTCGCGAAAGCATGTAGGAAAGCCAGCAGCAGCGTATTAAATTTTCTTTAAAACACGCCTAATGCCTTTTATTTTACTACCGAATTTCTTATCAGCGTCAGCACGTAATTTAGGCGCATGGTCCTTTAAATATTCATCCAATGAATCTTGATCATCAAGCCAATAGTGGCATACAAAAAGAGGCTTCCCTAAATCTGATTTTGTTTCAAATATATCGACTTGTTGAAATCCTTTATGCATCGTAACTTCTTGAGCATGTGGCCCAATCCATTCTTTATATTCTGCATAAATATCTGGTTCAATTTCAATATTAACTTCATATACTAACATCGATAACTCCTAAAACACATTGAACAAACTACTCAGAATATGTGGCAAAGTCTAGAAAAGGTGAGAACCGACACGGAGTGTACTTAAGTACACGAGTATCGGAAGCGCAGACTTGACGACGAATTTGTCCATAAGGTGAGTAGTTGTATTTAATCCTCTGTTTTTGACTGCAGTTTCTTACTTAAAGATGCTTCTAAAAATGCATCAATATTACCCTCTAATACACCATGAGCATTACCAATCTCAACGCCAGTTCTTAGATCTTTTACCATCTGGTATGGATGTAGAACGTACGATCTGATTTGATGACCCCAACCAATGTCTGTTTTCGACGAAGCTTCTTTGCTTGCTTCTTCTTCACGTCGTTGAAGTTCTTGTTCGTAAAGGCGGGCTTTTAACATATCCATAGCAAAAGCACGGTTGCGATGCTGCGAACGATCTGATTGGCATTGCACGACGATATTTGTGGGTATGTGTGTGATACGAACCGCAGAATCCGTTTTATTAACGTGCTGACCACCGGCGCCTGATGCACGATACGTATCAATTTTTAAATCTTTTTCAAGTACTTCAATGTCGATAGAATCATCAACCACTGGATAAACCCAGACGGAGGCAAAACTTGTATGACGTTTCGCATTGGAATCAAAGGGCGAGATACGTACTAAACGATGCACACCAGATTCCGTTTTAAGCCAACCATATGCATTGGGGCCTGAAATTTTTAATGTCGCTGATTTAATGCCTGCTTCTTCACCGTTACTTTCTTCGAGTAATTCAATTTTGTAGGACTTGCTTTCGGACCATCTGGAATACATTCTGAAAAGCATTAATGCCCAATCTTGAGCCTCTGTGCCACCGGCACCTGCATTGATTTCCAAAAATGCATCACGACCATCGGCTTCACCGGATAAAAGACATTCAAGCCCTTTTTTAGACATAATTTTATGAAAAGCTAAAAATTCAGTTTTGGCTTCTTCAATCATCGTTTGCTCACCTTCTTCTTCAGTGAGTTCAATGAGATCGAGCGCATCTTGAAATTTGACCATTAAATCATCATATTCGGCCATCAATTTTTCAAGCAGGTTTTTTTCTTTTAATAAATTTTGAGCGATTTCGGGTTTATCCCATAAAGTAGGATCCTCAATCAGCTGATTGATTTCTGTTAAACGTTTTTTTGAATTATCCGGGTCAAAGATACCCCCTTAGCAATCCAAAAGATTGCTCAATTTCGTGCTTGATATTCATTAATTCTGCGTCCATGATATCCTCATGTATCTATGTTAATATTCTATACCAACTGGTATATAGGAGAGAAAAATGATTAAGATTGGCGCATCCTTACCCTCTATAAAAGTAAAACATCTTACCCCTCAAGGAATAGAAGATATCGCATTAGATCAATTTTGCCAAAACAAAAAAGTAGTCGTGTTTGGTGTCCCTGGCGCTTTCACACCAACTTGTTCAGGCAAACATGCACCTGGCTTTTTAAAAGTCGCTGATCAACTTAAATCCAAAGGCATTGACAACATTATTTGTCTATCCGTCAATGATCCTTTTGTTATGGATGCCTGGGGTAAATGTTTGAACGTAGATAATAAAATAACGATGGTCGCAGATCATGCGGGTCTTGCTACTAAATCTTTAGGTCTTGAAATTGATATGTCGGCACCAGGACTAGGCCTTAGATCAAAAAGATATTCTATGTTAGTAGAAAACGGTGTTGTTAAAAAACTTTTTGTTGAAGATGAAGCGGGTGCTTGTGATATAAGCAGCGGTGATCATATACTCAATGCACTCTAAAAAAATGTAATTGTCCAGGATTCTTTTCCTAAGTCCCGCGGGTGTAACATTATCCGTAAATATTGAAAGCTATTGATATTATATAACGTTGCCTTTTTCACCTCCTACGTCCCGCGGCTTGTCCGCCGGATCCATGATGCAAAAGTGTGTAGAAAATCGTTTATCAAGATTTTTTTGCTACTTTCTGGATCCCGCGATCAAGTCGCGGGACGTAGGAAGGGGGTGGGGTTTATACTTATGGGTAATGATATGGCCGCGAAACGTAGGTAGTTAGATGTGAATGGAATCACTACATTTTGAAAGGTGTTTGGAAATTACCATAAAAAACAACAAATTATTAATTGATTGCAAATGATCCTTCAGAAACATACACACGATATTATACTTATTGGCGCAGGTCCTGTAGGCCTTACAATGGCAATAACACTTGCTCAAAATGGCTTTAAAATTGCCCTTGTTGAAAAAGCACCATTGTCTTTTGTTAATAACCCCCAACATGATGGTAGAGGCTACGCGCTTTCTTACGGCACTATCATGATTTTTAAAGCGCTTGGGCTTTGGCATTTTATAGAAAATATTGCTTCCCCCATCAGATCCATTCATGTTCAAGAAAATAAGACGCCATGTTATTTAAATTTTGAGGCAGATCAAGTAAATGCCGATGCGGCTATGGGTTATCTTGTTGAAAGTCATACATTACGTGAAATGTTGTGGCATGGATATACAGAACAAAAAGACAATATTACGTTGATAACAGAGGCAGAAATTTTAGATTTTAAACAAGATCCTCATGAAGCTATTATTCACCTTAATGATCAAATCCTCTCAGCGCCTCTTTTAATTGCATCCGATGGGCGTCATTCATCCTTTAAACAAAGACTCAATATCCAGTCCAAAACTTTTCCGTATAATCATCACGCGCTTGTGACACGCTTTAAGCATGAAAAACCCCATAATCACAGGGCCTATGAATATTTTTATCCCACTGGTCCTTTTGCCATTTTGCCTTTAATGGGTAATGAATCTTCTCTTGTCTGGTGCGATAAACCAGAGATTGTAACAACTTTAAAAACGCTCAACAATGATGATTTTGCAGCCCATATTTATGAACGTTTTTCGGATTTAGGCACTATAAGCTGTAATGCTGATCGTTTTTCCTATCCTTTAAGCGCAATATTATCAGAGAAACTTTATCAAGGACGCGTTGTTCTTTTGGGCGATGCAGCACAAGCCATTCATCCCGTTGCAGGGCAGGGACTCAATCTTGGGATGCGCGGCCTTGCAGAACTTGCCGAACATATCGTCAATGCACGTCTTCATGGTCAAGATTGGGGCGATTCTTTTGTACTTGACGCTTATCAAAAGAAAATATTAAGCACGAGGCGAAAATTTTTTATACTGATGCATGGTCTTGTTAAATTATATGATATTGATTTTAAACCTTTTTCTATGATTCGCAATATAGGTCTTGGACTCGTCAATAGACTTCCACCCTTAAAACACGCTATGATGCGAGAGGCAATGGGCGCAGGTTTGAACCAACCTAGATTAATGCGTGGCGAAACGCTTATAGCGAAATGAGTTTAAATTGATACTTCGTCATTCCTTGCTCATGTATGCTTTGATACACTTCGCGCGTCATTCCTTGTCTGAATTTAAACTTATTTCACTATTTATAATATGATGCAATCTCAAAATATCATTCTAACAGGGTCTATCGGTACGGGTAAAAGTTATGCATCGAAAGTTCTGAAACGATTAGGATATAAATCTTGGGATGCAGATCTAGTCACACACCAACTTATAAGCCCTAATGGCAAAGCATTTCAAAAAGTTATTGATCATTTCCCGGAAGGTTTAAAAGATGGTAATATAGATCGTCAAACATTAGGCAAAATTGTCTTTAATGATCCTGCCAAATTGAAATTACTTGAATCCATTATTCATCCACTTGTTGCTGAAGATCGTGATCATTTTATAAAATGGGCACACATAAACCATCAAAAAATTGTCCTTGAAATTCCGCTATATTTTGAAACAAAGATGAATCTAGAGAATTTTAGTATCGTTGTCACTTCAGCGCCAATTTTTATCCAGAAAATGCGTGTCATGAGACGAAAAGGGATGACAGAAGACAAATTTCAATGCATTTTAAAAAGACAGATGCCGGATGTTGAGAAATGCAAAAAAGCAGATTTCATTATTCATACAGGATTATCTTATGGTGAAACAAAACGGCAAATTACATTAATGATAAAGAGATTAAACCAGAAAAATGCGTGAGATAATATTAGATACGGAAACAACAGGGCTTGATCCAAAATCTGGCCACAGAATGGTTGAAATTGCCTGCGTAGAAATCATTAATCGTAGACCTACGGGCAAACATTTTCATAGTTTTATCAATCCAGAACGCGATGTACCTCAAGAAGCAGCTCGTATTCACGGATTAACAACTGACTTTCTACGTGGTGCGCCTTTATTTCATGAAATAGCCGAAGAAGCACTTTTGTTTATAGATGAATCACCTCTCGTGATACATAATGCACCGTTCGATCTTAAATTTTTACGCGCTGAATATGGTAAAATCGATAAAATAGTTTTTCAAGATCATCCGATTATTGACACGCTTGATATTGCCCGTCGTCAATTTCCTAAACAAGCAAACTCCCTTGATGCTTTATGCAAAAGATTCAATATTGACCTTTCAAAACGTGATAAACACGGTGCCTTATTAGATTGTGAATTATTGGCAAGCGTTTACTTTGAATTGATGGGTGGTGCTCAACGTGTCTTGAATTTAGGAACGGCACAAAATGAAACAACACAACAAGTTCAAACACATCAACAACATAATCGTGAAAAACGAACATTTCCCCCTTCACAAGACGAAATTTTAGCGCATAATACGTTAGTAGATCTTTTAAAAGATCCTCTTTGGAAGAAAGCAAGTTAAGGAAAAATTATGGGTGCTTATCTCGATATTCTAATCTATGCGCTTGTTGCAGGGATATTATTTTTTTGGTTATTTTCAGTTTTGGGCAAAAGAACGGGTTATGAAAAAACACAAGAAGAAATGATACCGTCTGATGAGGAATTAGAAAATCAAGATGCCAAAATTTTAGATTGGCCTAAAACACCTATTTTTATTGATGAAAATGCACGTTTGCGTGTTCAAGAGATTAAGCAAAAAGATCCTAATTTTTCAGAACATCATTTTATTGCAGGTGCAAAATATGCTTTTGAAACAATTTTGATGGCCTTTAGCAATGGTGATTTAGAAACACTTAAAACTCTTTTGTCGCCAGAAACCTATAAAGGGTTTGAAGCCACGATCATAGAACGTAAAAATCGACATGATAATCAAGTCACGCGTCTTGAGAACATCAAAGAAGTGATGATTACAGATGCTTATTACGACGAACCTAAATGCTACGTTACCGTTCGTTATGTGAGTGAGCAAATAAATGTGACGTATGATGAACAAAATCGTGTTCTAGAGGGCGATCCAGACCATTTCATTATCCTTAAAGATCTATGGACTTTTAAACGTGATCCAAATTCCAGCGATCCTGTTTGGTTGCTGGCTAAGACGCGAAGCGAGTAAGTGTATAGTTTTTTAATTTTATGAAAATAGTAGTTATTTACTAGAACACCTAACTTCTTAATTTTGAAACAAAATTTTAATTCAGTCATTGTTAATTTTATAGTTTGATCTATTTGAATAAATGTTTAAATTTAATTTTATATGTGCTATGGTAAAAACAATTATTTTTTTTGATAAATGCACATTCAGTTACAATTAACGTTTAGAGCGTATTTTTTTTGTTAATTTTCATATGTGTGTTTTTTG
It includes:
- a CDS encoding HDOD domain-containing protein — translated: MGIKILIVDNQPKVYQGLKRVLWTQKPDWDLFYAENGQKALELIDEQKFDVIVSDIKMPVMNGSELLNHVYTKHPDIIRIVLSGQCDQDSAFKLVSTTHLFLAKPCDHKTFTDFIERAMKNKLILNNPDIIKIINGIQNIPSMPYTYLKLNHILEQKNVNVNTIVDIISNDVALAAKILQMVNSAFFSLNWRVTNLNQAIHVLGIDTLKMLVLSYGLIQKFEVKQIGKFSTDILWQENINVAFLAKELAIKSNESEDIVEEVFVSSLLLKIGILLLAQNYYLKFEEALKLAIETSSILIDVEKDLYACSHAEIGAYLLSIWGLPSEIVETVALHMNPRCEDSKTSNILKYAHYASSFIGASSKLIPNPHAQLKTDFIEFMKIEKKINDFDVLSTDFLKNKMVA
- a CDS encoding ATP-binding protein, whose protein sequence is MKMMLQELQNAIEVKKASKEELEILLENVTAALENKTKELEKVLKDQEKIISTKTEELRKALDLAQEANKAKTSFLATMSHEIRTPMNGVLGMISLLLDTPLNEEQQSFARIVESSAKTLLEIINDILDISKLEAGKVTLEIIPFMIKDLIESVRVLTQELAGKKKLVFKIEIDPEIPSTLLGDPTRLRQVVLNLVTNAIKFTEKGSITIQIKKHNEFDDRFGIYFEVIDTGIGISKKNQTKLFAQFSQVDSSITRKYGGSGLGLAICRNLVTLMNGEIGYESEEGKGSRFWFTSVFGKLDVAHKQKGNYVDEFDMQPQHLKILVAEDNEVNQLVIKTMLTKMGHDVTIAHNGLEAFNQVQNNVYDLVLMDMQMPVMDGLEATKQVRKLNGDVRRVPIIALTANAMQGDREKCLEAGMNGYLSKPINKEELIAILSQC
- a CDS encoding DUF4286 family protein, giving the protein MLVYEVNIEIEPDIYAEYKEWIGPHAQEVTMHKGFQQVDIFETKSDLGKPLFVCHYWLDDQDSLDEYLKDHAPKLRADADKKFGSKIKGIRRVLKKI
- the prfB gene encoding peptide chain release factor 2 (programmed frameshift), with product MDAELMNIKHEIEQSFGLLRGYFDPDNSKKRLTEINQLIEDPTLWDKPEIAQNLLKEKNLLEKLMAEYDDLMVKFQDALDLIELTEEEGEQTMIEEAKTEFLAFHKIMSKKGLECLLSGEADGRDAFLEINAGAGGTEAQDWALMLFRMYSRWSESKSYKIELLEESNGEEAGIKSATLKISGPNAYGWLKTESGVHRLVRISPFDSNAKRHTSFASVWVYPVVDDSIDIEVLEKDLKIDTYRASGAGGQHVNKTDSAVRITHIPTNIVVQCQSDRSQHRNRAFAMDMLKARLYEQELQRREEEASKEASSKTDIGWGHQIRSYVLHPYQMVKDLRTGVEIGNAHGVLEGNIDAFLEASLSKKLQSKTED
- a CDS encoding peroxiredoxin, whose amino-acid sequence is MIKIGASLPSIKVKHLTPQGIEDIALDQFCQNKKVVVFGVPGAFTPTCSGKHAPGFLKVADQLKSKGIDNIICLSVNDPFVMDAWGKCLNVDNKITMVADHAGLATKSLGLEIDMSAPGLGLRSKRYSMLVENGVVKKLFVEDEAGACDISSGDHILNAL
- a CDS encoding UbiH/UbiF/VisC/COQ6 family ubiquinone biosynthesis hydroxylase, coding for MILQKHTHDIILIGAGPVGLTMAITLAQNGFKIALVEKAPLSFVNNPQHDGRGYALSYGTIMIFKALGLWHFIENIASPIRSIHVQENKTPCYLNFEADQVNADAAMGYLVESHTLREMLWHGYTEQKDNITLITEAEILDFKQDPHEAIIHLNDQILSAPLLIASDGRHSSFKQRLNIQSKTFPYNHHALVTRFKHEKPHNHRAYEYFYPTGPFAILPLMGNESSLVWCDKPEIVTTLKTLNNDDFAAHIYERFSDLGTISCNADRFSYPLSAILSEKLYQGRVVLLGDAAQAIHPVAGQGLNLGMRGLAELAEHIVNARLHGQDWGDSFVLDAYQKKILSTRRKFFILMHGLVKLYDIDFKPFSMIRNIGLGLVNRLPPLKHAMMREAMGAGLNQPRLMRGETLIAK
- the coaE gene encoding dephospho-CoA kinase (Dephospho-CoA kinase (CoaE) performs the final step in coenzyme A biosynthesis.); its protein translation is MMQSQNIILTGSIGTGKSYASKVLKRLGYKSWDADLVTHQLISPNGKAFQKVIDHFPEGLKDGNIDRQTLGKIVFNDPAKLKLLESIIHPLVAEDRDHFIKWAHINHQKIVLEIPLYFETKMNLENFSIVVTSAPIFIQKMRVMRRKGMTEDKFQCILKRQMPDVEKCKKADFIIHTGLSYGETKRQITLMIKRLNQKNA
- the dnaQ gene encoding DNA polymerase III subunit epsilon; protein product: MREIILDTETTGLDPKSGHRMVEIACVEIINRRPTGKHFHSFINPERDVPQEAARIHGLTTDFLRGAPLFHEIAEEALLFIDESPLVIHNAPFDLKFLRAEYGKIDKIVFQDHPIIDTLDIARRQFPKQANSLDALCKRFNIDLSKRDKHGALLDCELLASVYFELMGGAQRVLNLGTAQNETTQQVQTHQQHNREKRTFPPSQDEILAHNTLVDLLKDPLWKKAS
- a CDS encoding Tim44/TimA family putative adaptor protein, with the translated sequence MGAYLDILIYALVAGILFFWLFSVLGKRTGYEKTQEEMIPSDEELENQDAKILDWPKTPIFIDENARLRVQEIKQKDPNFSEHHFIAGAKYAFETILMAFSNGDLETLKTLLSPETYKGFEATIIERKNRHDNQVTRLENIKEVMITDAYYDEPKCYVTVRYVSEQINVTYDEQNRVLEGDPDHFIILKDLWTFKRDPNSSDPVWLLAKTRSE